One Lachancea thermotolerans CBS 6340 chromosome F complete sequence DNA window includes the following coding sequences:
- the MUS81 gene encoding Mus81p (similar to uniprot|Q04149 Saccharomyces cerevisiae YDR386W MUS81 Helix-hairpin-helix protein involved in DNA repair and replication fork stability functions as an endonuclease in complex with Mms4p interacts with Rad54p): MSLPTDLKPLYVEWLEKEVASVSLKSDKLATVYVKALENLRSYELPIVHPNGLLAVKGIGNRIKNILKDYLAKYCKETGFNFPEDPVLQTENLESRKRIKIRTQGGESPESGSPKKKRRYVPKRRSGAYAILLGLLESNPPRVGSSKNEIVSVAHKYCDHSFLPNPSTRDFHSGWSAIKTLLARELVVEEGRPKRYLLTKEGEEMAHTLKRTDGIIFEDEETYQRRFRPSALEAQQQDESNEGEVTADYSELIESARLPASKGLSLSQDPQKTPEPSTLAFKTHSLSGNPLLLPPDDIPNPRSRSPLRGTSDNIIRARWNDISYELWDPATYDIILIIDHREVKSKGDREFFANQLKEKGVAVEVRSLSLSDMVWIAKHKVTKRECVLNFMLERKRLDDFAMSIMDNRFVEQKNRLKKTGCKNIYYLVEETTSDTAIRMAEAIRTAVWITVIYNDFHVKRTKNSDDTVAWLLNMTEVIKNYYAQISILVLSPRELKNQDDYRNSLDLFRKQFERTGLLECCQRFDCFQEIMEKKSLMTVKELYLRALMVNKGVSLEKAISIQSKFPTLKILLEAYRKCKSEEYAKSLIADALKNEPGTRKVGKALSETLWKTFGRL; encoded by the coding sequence CTCTTCCTACAGATCTCAAACCTCTTTACGTGGAATGGCTAGAGAAAGAGGTGGCTAGCGTCTCACTTAAAAGTGATAAGCTGGCAACCGTTTATGTGAAGGCGCTTGAGAACTTGCGATCATATGAGCTTCCAATTGTCCATCCTAATGGCCTTCTTGCGGTTAAAGGAATTGGAAATAGGATCaagaatattttgaaggattATTTAGCCAAGTACTGCAAGGAGACCGGCTTCAATTTTCCTGAAGATCCTGTTTTACAAACTGAGAACCTCGAGAGTAGGAAAAGGATCAAAATACGAACTCAGGGAGGTGAATCTCCCGAAAGTGGAAGCCctaagaaaaaaagaagatATGTGCCTAAGCGGCGATCAGGAGCATATGCCATCTTGCTagggcttcttgaaagtaATCCGCCTCGAGTTGGATCTTCCAAGAACGAGATAGTGTCGGTAGCTCACAAATACTGTGACCATAGCTTCCTGCCGAATCCATCCACCAGGGACTTTCATAGTGGATGGTCGGCCATCAAGACTCTTCTCGCTCGTGAGCTAGTTGTGGAAGAAGGTAGGCCTAAACGATATTTGCTAACaaaagaaggtgaagaaaTGGCCCACACTTTAAAGCGCACTGATGGCATCATTtttgaggatgaagaaacaTATCAAAGGAGGTTCAGGCCATCAGCTCTAGAAGCGCAACAACAAGACGAATCGAACGAAGGCGAAGTAACTGCCGATTACAGTGAGCTTATAGAATCCGCAAGGCTTCCGGCTTCAAAAGGTCTTAGTTTATCACAAGACCCCCAGAAGACCCCAGAACCTTCGACACttgctttcaaaacacACTCCTTGTCTGGCAACCCACTATTGCTACCACCAGATGACATTCCAAACCCGAGAAGCCGGAGTCCGCTGCGAGGAACAAGCGACAACATTATAAGGGCTAGATGGAATGACATCAGTTATGAGCTTTGGGATCCCGCAACATATGATATAATTTTGATAATTGACCATCGTGAAGTCAAATCAAAAGGTGACCGTGAATTTTTTGCAAATCagttgaaagaaaaaggtgttGCAGTTGAAGTACGATCGCTTTCGCTTAGTGACATGGTTTGGATTGCAAAACACAAAGTCACCAAAAGAGAATGCGTTTTGAATTTTATGCTTGAAAGGAAAAGGCTAGATGATTTCGCCATGAGTATAATGGACAACAGGtttgttgaacaaaaaaacagatTAAAAAAAACAGGTTGCAAGAACATATACTATTTGGTTGAGGAGACAACAAGCGATACTGCCATTCGAATGGCGGAGGCTATACGCACCGCAGTCTGGATCACTGTGATTTACAATGATTTTCATGTCAAACGTACTAAGAACTCCGATGATACAGTTGCGTGGCTACTGAACATGACGGAGGTAATCAAAAATTACTATGCTCAAATTTCCATTCTTGTTCTAAGCCCAAGAGAACTTAAAAATCAAGATGACTATCGCAATTCCTTGGATTTATTTCGTAAACAGTTTGAACGTACTGGGCTGCTTGAGTGTTGTCAAAGGTTTGATTGCTTCCAAGAAATAATGgaaaagaagtctttgatgacAGTAAAGGAGTTATACTTAAGAGCTCTGATGGTCAACAAAGGTGTTTCCCTGGAAAAGGCTATCTCCATTCAGTCTAAGTTCCCTACTCTCAAGATTTTGCTTGAAGCATATCGTAAATGCAAGTCCGAAGAATATGCAAAAAGTTTAATAGCAGATGCACTGAAAAATGAGCCCGGTACAAGAAAAGTGGGCAAGGCATTGTCTGAAACTTTATGGAAAACCTTTGGCCGGCTTTGA